A segment of the Calditrichota bacterium genome:
TTCGGGCATACCGTTCCCTCCGAATTACCCAATAAATTTAATATGACCATGCGTATTCCGATTGGCGTGGCAGGGGTTATTTCACCCTGGAATTTCCCAATGGCTATTCCTACATGGAAAATTTTTCCGGCCCTTCTCACTGGCAACACGGTCGTCTTTAAACCTGCCAGTGATACCCCGGCAACGGCCACCAAATTGGTTGAAATTTTCCTGGATGCCGGCGTCCCGCCACAGGCCATTAACCTGGTCCACGGAACAGGTAATGGAGTCGGCATCCCAATTGTTGAACATCCGGATATCGACCTGATTTCATTTACCGGTTCGTCTGCCGTCGGCAAAATTATCTCCCAGAAAGCGGGTAAAGATTTGAAACGCGTTTCTCTCGAATTGGGCGGTAAGAATGCACAAATCGTGATGGATGATGCCGATCTAACCCTGGCTCTTGAAGGTGTTTTGTGGGGGGCTTTTGGAACAACCGGTCAAAGATGTACGGCCACCAGCCGGCTTATCGTGCACGAAAAAGTTTACAACACATTCATTGACAGGCTTGTTGAGAGTGCATCCAAGCTGAAGCTCGGAAACGGCCTGGATGAATCCGTGGATGTGGGACCCGTGATTAATGCTGCGGCCCGGGAAAAAATTCACGGATATGTGGAAATTGGCAAAAAAGAGGGCGCAACCCTGCTGCTGGGCGGTGAATACGCCGAAGAAGGTGATCTCAAAAAGGGTTTCTTCTACAAGCCGACTATCTTTGTGGATGTCAAACCTGAGATGAGAATTGCGCAGGAAGAGATATTTGGCCCGGTTCTTTCGGTCATCAAGGTAAAGGATTTTGACGAGGCCATACGCGTTATAAACGGCGTGGTTTACGGACTCTCATCTTCAATTTATACCCAAGACATCAATCTGGCATACAAGGCCATGCGCGACATCCAGGCAGGTATCACCTATATCAACGGGCCGACAATCGGTGCCGAATGCCATATGCCGTTTGGCGGGGTAAAAGAGACAGGCAATGGCCACCGCGAAGGCGGCTGGGCAGTGTATGATTTCTTTTCAGAAGTAAAAACCATTTACGTTGATTTTAGCGGAAAATTGCAGCGTGCTCAGATAGACAACCGGTGATCACACACAATTTTCTTGAAAAATCAACACAATGAGTTAAAGGGACTGACACAGAGAAAGGAGTTGGAATGATACATGTAAAACCGGACGATGTCCTGAGTGTACTCAGCAAATACATGTTAGTCGATGGTTTCGACATTGTAATAGATTTGGAAAAAAGTCATGGCAGTTACATGGTGGATGCCAGGGACGGATCGGAATATCTGGACTTTTTCAGTTTTTTTGCAACCAATCCGTTAGGGTTTAATCATCCTAAAATGACAACGGAAGAATTTAAACAGAAGCTGGTACGAGCCTCTATTCAAAAGCCTTCGAATTCTGATTTTTACACGGTTGAGATGGCAGAATTTGTAGAAACCTTCTTTCAGATTGCCGTTCCGGATTACTTTAAATATGTGTTTTTTATTGACGGCGGTGCTCTGGCCGTGGAGAATGCCCTGAAGGCAGCCTTTGATTGGAAGGTTCGAAAGAATTTTGCCAAGGGCTATACAGAGGAGAAGGGGCATCAGGTCATTCATTTTATGGAGGCTTTTCATGGCAGAAGCGGATACACACTTTCTTTGACCAACACCGCTGACCCGCGAAAAACCCAATATTTCGCCAAATTTAACTGGCCAAGGGTTTTGAATCCCAAAATCACGTTTCCCTTAACACTTGAGCGCCTGGAGGAGGTAAAGGCTGCCGAGGATGAGAGCATTCGGCAAATTAATGAGGCCATCGAAAACAACCCCGACGATATTGCGGCTATTATTATTGAACCCATTCAAGGCGAAGGCGGAGACAATCATTTCCGACCGGAGTTTTTTAAACAGCTGCGCACCCTTGCTGATGAGAACGACATTCTCCTGATTTTTGACGAGGTTCAAACGGGTGTTGGACTCACCGGGAAAATGTGGGCTCACGAACATTTTGGCGTTCAACCAGACATTCTGGTATTCGGCAAGAAAACGCAGGTCTGCGGGATCTTGGTTACCGATCGCATTGATGAAGTTGAAAACAATGTCTTCAAAGAATCCAGTCGGATTAATTCAACGTGGGGCGGAAATCTGACGGATATGGTTCGTTCTCAGCGCTATTTTGAAATTATTGCCGAAGACAACCTGGTTGATCATGCGGCAAAAATGGGCGCCTATTTTTTCGAACGCATGCAGGCTCTTGAGGATGAATTTCCTGAATTAATCAGTAATGTTCGGGCAAAGGGGCTTTTTGCGGCATTCACCCTCCCCAACGAAGCGATTCGGGACCGGGTTTTTACTCAGGCGCATGAAAATAAAGTTATTGTTCTGAAAAGCGGTCACGATTCCATTCGTTTCCGGCCGCCTTTGACCATTCAAAAAAATGAAATCGATCAAGGCTTTTCAGTGCTTCGGTCGGTTATGAAATCGCTCTAATTTATGGATACGGGTATTCTCTACCTGGTCAGTACGCCCATTGGCAACCTGGAAGACATCACGCTCCGGGCGTTACGCATTTTGAAAGAAGCAGACCTGATTGCGGCTGAGGATACCCGTAAAACAAATTTTCTTTTAAGCCACTATAAAATATCGACGCCGACGATCAGTTTTTATTCGTACAATCAGGTAAAAAAGACGCCTGAGCTGCTCGATTTTTTATCGCAGGGGAAATCCCTTGCATTGGTCACCGATGCGGGAACGCCGGGTATTTCTGACCCGGCATACTATCTGGTCACCCGCGCCATTCAGGCCGGGGTGACACTTGTTCCGGTTCCCGGACCAACGGCATTTATTGCCGGATTGATTGCATCCGGGCTTCCGACACGGCGTTTCGTATTTGAGGGATTTTTGCCCCTCAAAAAGGGGAGAAAAACGCGGTTGATGCAATTGGCGCAAGACGAACGCACCATCGTTCTATACGAATCCCCCCATCGGATTCAACGAACATTGGACGATATTCTAAAATATTTCGGAGATCGTCATATCGTGATTGCCCGTGAGTTAACCAAACTATTTGAGGAATTTATTCGCGGGAAGCTGTCTCAGGTTATCATGCAATTGTCTGAAAAAAAATTAAAAGGGGAGCTCGTACTTATAATCGAAGGAAATGCAAATTTCACGAAAGAAGGAATCAACTCTTGGAACATGCTGAAAAGAAAAAACTAAAATTGGTCATCCTTCCTGATTGGGTTAAGGATGGATTTGTAAAGATTATTCAACCCATCATTGACATTTTTATTAAGGCGCAAATTAACCCGAACACATTCACAACCATTGGGTTTATTGTCAGTTTGTTTGCGGCCTATTTTTTCGGCGCGGGTTCCCTCCGGGCAGGGGGCGCTTTGCTGCTGTTCGCA
Coding sequences within it:
- a CDS encoding aldehyde dehydrogenase family protein, producing FGHTVPSELPNKFNMTMRIPIGVAGVISPWNFPMAIPTWKIFPALLTGNTVVFKPASDTPATATKLVEIFLDAGVPPQAINLVHGTGNGVGIPIVEHPDIDLISFTGSSAVGKIISQKAGKDLKRVSLELGGKNAQIVMDDADLTLALEGVLWGAFGTTGQRCTATSRLIVHEKVYNTFIDRLVESASKLKLGNGLDESVDVGPVINAAAREKIHGYVEIGKKEGATLLLGGEYAEEGDLKKGFFYKPTIFVDVKPEMRIAQEEIFGPVLSVIKVKDFDEAIRVINGVVYGLSSSIYTQDINLAYKAMRDIQAGITYINGPTIGAECHMPFGGVKETGNGHREGGWAVYDFFSEVKTIYVDFSGKLQRAQIDNR
- a CDS encoding L-lysine 6-transaminase, whose protein sequence is MIHVKPDDVLSVLSKYMLVDGFDIVIDLEKSHGSYMVDARDGSEYLDFFSFFATNPLGFNHPKMTTEEFKQKLVRASIQKPSNSDFYTVEMAEFVETFFQIAVPDYFKYVFFIDGGALAVENALKAAFDWKVRKNFAKGYTEEKGHQVIHFMEAFHGRSGYTLSLTNTADPRKTQYFAKFNWPRVLNPKITFPLTLERLEEVKAAEDESIRQINEAIENNPDDIAAIIIEPIQGEGGDNHFRPEFFKQLRTLADENDILLIFDEVQTGVGLTGKMWAHEHFGVQPDILVFGKKTQVCGILVTDRIDEVENNVFKESSRINSTWGGNLTDMVRSQRYFEIIAEDNLVDHAAKMGAYFFERMQALEDEFPELISNVRAKGLFAAFTLPNEAIRDRVFTQAHENKVIVLKSGHDSIRFRPPLTIQKNEIDQGFSVLRSVMKSL
- the rsmI gene encoding 16S rRNA (cytidine(1402)-2'-O)-methyltransferase, whose product is MVSTPIGNLEDITLRALRILKEADLIAAEDTRKTNFLLSHYKISTPTISFYSYNQVKKTPELLDFLSQGKSLALVTDAGTPGISDPAYYLVTRAIQAGVTLVPVPGPTAFIAGLIASGLPTRRFVFEGFLPLKKGRKTRLMQLAQDERTIVLYESPHRIQRTLDDILKYFGDRHIVIARELTKLFEEFIRGKLSQVIMQLSEKKLKGELVLIIEGNANFTKEGINSWNMLKRKN